The bacterium genome has a segment encoding these proteins:
- the speA gene encoding biosynthetic arginine decarboxylase, whose translation MTQEKNSNNDWTIAKALEHYNIEKWGSGYFGINEKGHLSVLPYGREGPSIDIMDVVDDIQEKKLGFPCIIRFQDILRSRVVTLNETFRRLIQESGYRGQYFGVYPIKVNQMREVVEEILDAGAPYHYGLEAGSKGELLTVLALNQDLQALTICNGYKDEPYMRLALIGRKLDRKVIVVIEKISELPQLLKLAQEMQIEPYIGLRAKLTTKGKGRWEHSGGDFAKFGLTIPEIMQAVHILKEAKMEHCLKLFHFHVGSQITDIRTVKESVREGARIFAKLCKLGFKIEYFDVGGGLGVDYDGSQTTGDSSMNYTLEEYVGDVVYNLQQICQEEEIPEPNITSESGRAIVAHHSCIIMSVFGNIEIGSNPVLPNGHDEVQVVQEMREIVTGVNRKNFLATYHDATAKKEEALQMFALGLLDLEARAKIETLHWKLCRDIIRIQEKLKHPPEDTAKLKDQLADQYLANFSLFQTAPDHWAFDQLFPIVPVHRLDESPTRETTIVDITCDSDGEIDRFIDVVDVKDTLSLHPLKEGQPYFIGMFLLGGYQDIMGDMHNLFGRVNEVHVFCDDEDPEDYY comes from the coding sequence ATGACTCAAGAGAAAAACTCCAACAACGACTGGACCATCGCCAAGGCCCTCGAGCACTACAATATCGAGAAATGGGGCTCGGGCTATTTCGGGATCAACGAGAAGGGCCACCTCTCGGTCCTGCCCTACGGCCGCGAGGGACCGAGCATCGACATCATGGACGTCGTCGACGACATCCAAGAGAAGAAGCTGGGCTTCCCCTGCATCATCCGCTTCCAGGACATCCTGCGCTCGCGGGTGGTGACGCTCAACGAGACCTTCCGCCGCCTCATCCAGGAATCGGGTTACAGGGGCCAATACTTCGGCGTCTATCCGATCAAGGTGAATCAAATGCGGGAGGTGGTCGAGGAGATCCTCGATGCCGGCGCCCCCTACCATTACGGCCTCGAGGCCGGCAGCAAGGGCGAGCTGCTCACCGTCCTGGCCCTGAACCAGGACCTCCAGGCCCTGACCATCTGCAACGGCTACAAGGACGAGCCCTACATGCGCCTGGCCTTGATTGGCCGCAAGCTTGACCGCAAGGTCATCGTCGTCATCGAAAAGATTTCAGAGCTGCCCCAGCTGCTCAAGCTGGCCCAGGAGATGCAAATCGAACCCTACATCGGCCTTCGGGCCAAGCTGACCACCAAGGGCAAGGGACGCTGGGAGCACAGCGGCGGCGATTTCGCCAAGTTCGGCCTCACCATCCCCGAGATCATGCAGGCGGTGCACATCCTCAAGGAAGCCAAGATGGAGCATTGCCTCAAGCTCTTCCACTTCCACGTCGGCAGCCAGATCACCGACATCCGCACCGTCAAGGAATCGGTCCGCGAGGGCGCCCGGATCTTCGCCAAGCTCTGCAAGCTCGGCTTCAAGATCGAATACTTCGACGTCGGCGGCGGTCTGGGCGTCGATTACGACGGTTCCCAAACCACCGGCGACTCCTCGATGAACTACACGCTGGAAGAATACGTCGGCGACGTCGTCTACAACCTCCAGCAGATCTGCCAAGAAGAGGAAATCCCCGAGCCCAACATCACCAGCGAATCGGGCCGGGCCATCGTCGCCCATCACTCCTGCATCATCATGTCGGTTTTCGGGAACATCGAGATCGGCAGCAATCCGGTCCTGCCCAACGGCCACGATGAAGTTCAGGTGGTCCAGGAAATGCGCGAGATCGTCACCGGCGTGAACCGGAAGAATTTCCTCGCGACTTATCACGACGCGACGGCCAAGAAGGAAGAGGCGCTCCAGATGTTCGCCTTGGGCCTCCTCGACCTCGAGGCCCGGGCCAAGATCGAGACCCTGCACTGGAAGCTCTGCCGCGACATCATCCGAATCCAGGAGAAGCTCAAGCATCCGCCGGAGGACACCGCCAAGCTCAAGGACCAGCTCGCCGACCAGTACCTGGCCAATTTCAGCCTCTTCCAGACGGCGCCGGACCACTGGGCCTTCGACCAGCTTTTCCCCATCGTCCCGGTCCATCGCTTGGACGAATCGCCGACCCGCGAAACCACCATCGTCGATATCACCTGCGACAGCGACGGCGAGATTGACCGCTTCATCGACGTCGTCGACGTCAAGGACACCCTTTCCCTGCATCCGTTGAAGGAAGGACAACCTTATTTCATCGGCATGTTCCTACTCGGCGGCTACCAGGACATCATGGGCGACATGCACAACCTCTTCGGCCGGGTGAACGAAGTCCACGTTTTCTGCGATGACGAGGACCCCGAGGATTATTACC
- a CDS encoding BolA family protein: MAKTGPKIEEILRQVFKPEHLEVEDDSAKHAGHAGARQGGGHYKVTLVAAAFDGKSLVEQHRLVNSALRDLFGSEIHALALQTYDPATWQKRLPPFGKGGSGGI; this comes from the coding sequence TTGGCGAAGACCGGCCCCAAAATCGAAGAAATTCTTAGACAGGTTTTCAAACCGGAGCACCTCGAGGTGGAGGACGATAGCGCCAAGCATGCCGGCCACGCCGGCGCCCGCCAAGGCGGTGGACACTACAAGGTGACGCTGGTGGCGGCGGCCTTCGACGGCAAAAGTTTGGTCGAACAGCACCGGCTGGTCAACTCGGCTTTGCGGGATTTGTTCGGAAGCGAGATCCACGCGCTGGCGCTTCAAACCTATGACCCCGCAACCTGGCAAAAACGCCTTCCCCCCTTTGGAAAAGGGGGGTCAGGGGGGATTTAA